The Paracoccus sediminicola genome has a segment encoding these proteins:
- a CDS encoding SURF1 family protein, with the protein MRRSIVPPLIFGIVATAILMSLGFWQLRRLEWKESMLTEIQSGIDAAPVALPQQVDSSMKYMPVLIEGRTTGDEILVLSGTKERGGGYNVISAFETAEGRRILLDRGFVDQDQRREERPPADLRVRGNLHWPQEKGSATPEPDLEAGIWFARDVPAMAEMLVTEPLLVVAAAAEGETQGVMPIPVSIEGVPNSHLSYAVQWFLFAATCAGMTLWLIWRIRRRTY; encoded by the coding sequence ATGCGCCGCTCTATCGTTCCTCCGCTGATCTTCGGGATCGTGGCCACCGCGATCCTGATGAGCCTCGGCTTCTGGCAGCTTCGGCGGCTGGAGTGGAAGGAATCGATGCTGACCGAGATTCAATCGGGGATCGACGCCGCGCCCGTCGCGTTGCCGCAGCAGGTCGATTCGTCGATGAAATACATGCCGGTGCTGATCGAGGGGCGGACCACGGGCGACGAAATCCTTGTGCTATCCGGCACCAAGGAGCGTGGCGGCGGCTATAACGTGATCTCCGCTTTCGAGACTGCCGAAGGGCGGCGCATTCTGCTGGATCGCGGCTTCGTCGATCAGGATCAGCGCCGTGAGGAGCGACCGCCCGCCGATCTTCGGGTGCGCGGCAATCTTCACTGGCCGCAGGAAAAGGGCAGCGCCACGCCAGAACCGGATCTGGAGGCAGGCATCTGGTTCGCCCGCGATGTGCCTGCAATGGCCGAGATGCTGGTGACGGAACCGCTGCTCGTCGTCGCAGCCGCCGCCGAGGGAGAGACTCAGGGGGTGATGCCGATCCCGGTCTCGATCGAGGGCGTGCCAAACAGCCATCTCTCCTATGCGGTGCAGTGGTTCCTGTTTGCGGCGACCTGCGCGGGGATGACACTCTGGCTGATCTGGCGTATCAGGCGCCGGACATATTAG
- a CDS encoding cytochrome c oxidase subunit 3, translated as MAHAKNHDYHILPPSLWPFLGAISAFVMLFGGVVWMKDAGPWMFMIGLVGVLYTMFGWWADVVNEGETGDHTPVVQIGLRYGFILFVMSEVMFFVAWFWAFFKNALYPMGPESPIRDGVWPPEGIQTFDPWHLPLINTLILLLSGCAVTWAHHALVHENDRKAAINGTAIAVVLGVCFTFLQGYEYSHAAFGLSDTVYGGVFFMATGFHGFHVIIGTIFLLVCLIRLMRGQMSDKQHVGYEAAAWYWHFVDVVWLFLFFAIYIWGR; from the coding sequence ATGGCGCATGCCAAGAACCACGATTACCATATTTTGCCGCCCTCGCTCTGGCCGTTTCTGGGGGCGATCTCGGCCTTTGTCATGCTGTTTGGCGGCGTTGTCTGGATGAAGGATGCCGGGCCGTGGATGTTCATGATCGGCCTGGTCGGCGTGCTGTACACGATGTTCGGCTGGTGGGCCGATGTGGTGAACGAGGGCGAAACCGGCGATCACACCCCGGTCGTGCAGATCGGGCTGCGCTATGGCTTTATCCTCTTCGTCATGTCCGAAGTGATGTTCTTCGTTGCCTGGTTCTGGGCCTTCTTCAAGAACGCGCTTTACCCGATGGGACCGGAAAGCCCGATCCGTGACGGTGTCTGGCCGCCCGAGGGGATCCAGACCTTCGATCCCTGGCATCTGCCGCTCATCAACACGCTGATCCTGCTGCTTTCGGGCTGTGCCGTGACCTGGGCGCACCATGCGCTGGTGCATGAAAACGACCGCAAGGCGGCGATCAACGGCACCGCCATCGCCGTCGTTTTGGGGGTCTGCTTCACCTTCCTGCAAGGCTACGAATACAGCCATGCTGCCTTCGGCCTGTCGGACACGGTCTATGGCGGCGTGTTCTTCATGGCGACCGGGTTCCATGGCTTCCACGTCATCATCGGGACCATCTTTCTGCTGGTCTGCCTGATCCGTCTCATGCGCGGCCAGATGAGCGACAAGCAGCATGTCGGCTATGAGGCCGCGGCCTGGTATTGGCACTTTGTCGATGTGGTCTGGCTGTTCCTGTTCTTCGCGATCTATATCTGGGGCCGCTGA
- the thrC gene encoding threonine synthase gives MRYISTRGNAPVLDFEQAMLTGLARDGGLYLPETIPQLDDLAGLESLPYEQAALRVIKPFLGESFSDAELTAALATAYENFGHIARAPLRQLAPGHHLLELFHGPTLAFKDFAMQLIGQLFQIALKRSGQRITIVGATSGDTGSAAIEAFRGLDNVDVFILFPHGRVSEVQRRQMTTPEDANVHALALDGHFDDCQARLKDLFNDHQFRDQVGLAGVNSINWARVLAQVVYYFTAAVSLGAPGRLVDFTVPTGNFGDILAGLVAKRMGVPIGQLVVATNQNDILHRALTTGEYRTGRVEPSISPSMDIQVSSNFERALFWAYDSDPAAIRQLMDELRQGGFTISQGALQALREDFVSGRASEAETTAMIRTIRAETGEILCPHSAVGAKVAREHLRDGIPMVTLATAHPAKFPDAVEDATGIRPDLPPHMKGLFDKPERATRVENDVEALKSLILERRTA, from the coding sequence ATGCGCTATATCTCGACGCGGGGGAACGCCCCGGTGCTGGATTTCGAACAGGCGATGCTGACCGGGCTGGCTCGCGACGGGGGGCTGTATCTGCCCGAGACGATCCCGCAGCTGGACGACCTCGCCGGGCTGGAAAGCCTGCCCTATGAACAGGCGGCCCTGCGGGTCATCAAGCCGTTTCTGGGCGAGAGCTTTTCGGATGCCGAGCTGACCGCTGCGCTGGCCACTGCCTATGAAAATTTCGGTCATATCGCCCGCGCGCCGCTGCGCCAGCTCGCGCCCGGCCATCATCTGCTGGAGCTGTTCCACGGCCCGACGCTGGCCTTCAAGGATTTCGCCATGCAGCTGATCGGGCAGCTGTTCCAGATCGCGCTGAAACGCTCGGGCCAGCGGATCACCATCGTCGGGGCGACTTCGGGCGATACGGGCAGCGCGGCGATCGAGGCGTTCCGGGGCCTCGACAATGTCGATGTCTTCATCCTGTTCCCGCATGGCCGCGTTTCCGAGGTACAGCGGCGTCAGATGACCACGCCCGAGGATGCGAATGTCCATGCGCTTGCACTGGACGGGCATTTTGATGACTGCCAGGCGCGGCTGAAGGATCTGTTCAACGATCATCAGTTCCGGGATCAGGTCGGGCTGGCCGGGGTGAACAGCATCAACTGGGCCCGGGTGCTGGCGCAGGTGGTGTATTACTTTACCGCTGCTGTCAGCCTTGGCGCACCGGGGCGACTGGTCGATTTTACCGTGCCGACAGGGAATTTCGGCGATATCCTTGCCGGGCTGGTGGCCAAGCGCATGGGGGTGCCCATCGGCCAGCTGGTCGTCGCGACCAATCAGAACGACATTCTGCACCGCGCCCTGACCACCGGCGAATACCGCACTGGCAGGGTCGAGCCGTCGATCTCGCCCTCGATGGATATTCAGGTCAGCAGCAATTTCGAACGCGCGCTTTTCTGGGCCTATGACAGCGACCCGGCGGCGATCCGTCAGTTGATGGACGAACTGCGGCAGGGCGGCTTCACCATCAGCCAGGGCGCGTTGCAGGCGCTGCGCGAGGATTTCGTCTCGGGCCGCGCCTCCGAGGCGGAGACCACCGCGATGATCCGCACCATCCGGGCCGAGACGGGCGAAATCCTCTGCCCGCATTCCGCCGTCGGCGCCAAGGTCGCGCGCGAGCATCTGCGCGACGGCATCCCGATGGTGACACTCGCCACCGCGCATCCGGCGAAATTCCCCGATGCGGTCGAGGATGCGACCGGCATCCGCCCCGACCTCCCGCCCCATATGAAAGGGCTCTTCGACAAGCCGGAACGCGCGACCCGGGTTGAAAACGACGTCGAGGCGCTTAAATCGCTGATCCTTGAACGGAGGACGGCTTGA